The DNA region CTAAAATAATCTTACAGTTACCAAAGTAGGGAAGGGTGCAGGAGTGGTTTAACTGGCGTGCTTGGAAAGCACGTAAGGCCGAGAGGTCTTCCAGGGTTCGAATCCCTGCCCTTCCGCATAAAAAATAAAATAAAAATATGGATTTTCAAAGTTTTCTTCAAAATTTAATATCCTGGTCTATTTCTCATGGGATAAAAATAATTGTAATTTTATTTATAGCCTGGCTGGCTACCAGAATTGGCAGAATTTTTATTTCCAGATTAATAAAGACTCTTATTGAGAAAGCCGAAATAGTAGGGAGAGATGGTAAGGTTCAGAAACAAAGAGGGGAAACACTTAGTAAGGTTTTTAGCTCTACTCTAAAAATAGTGATTTGGATAATAGCGATTTTGACAGTTCTCCCAGAATTTGGGATTAATCCTACTCCGCTTTTAGCAGGAGCTGGTTTAATTGGTTTGGCTATAGGGATGGGGTCTAAGAATTTAGTTCAGGATTATTTAGCCGGACTTTTTATCTTGCTCGAAGACCAATATCGAGTCGGAGAAGAAGTAGATATATCTGGCAAAAAAGGGAAAGTTATAGATTTGACTTTAAGAAGAACAATTATAAAAGATTCAGAAGGAACAGTTCATTATATCCCCAACGGTCAGATAAAAAGTGCTTCTAATCTTTCAAGAAAATAAAAAAAACTGAGAACAGTTCTCCGTTTTTTTATTTGTCGGATTATTACTTCTTCTTCAAAATTTCATAATATACTTTTTCATAATCATTAACCATTTTTTCAATACTAAATTTTTCTTCTACTCTTTTCCGACATTCTTTTCGATCTATCTGATCGATTTTTTTAATTGCCGCAACCGCTCCTTTAATAGTTTTAACCACAAACCCAGTTTTTCCATCCTTGACCACTTCTCTTGCTGAACCTCTATCAAAAACAATAACTGGCGTTCCACAAGCCATGGCTTCAATGAAAG from Patescibacteria group bacterium includes:
- a CDS encoding mechanosensitive ion channel, which encodes MDFQSFLQNLISWSISHGIKIIVILFIAWLATRIGRIFISRLIKTLIEKAEIVGRDGKVQKQRGETLSKVFSSTLKIVIWIIAILTVLPEFGINPTPLLAGAGLIGLAIGMGSKNLVQDYLAGLFILLEDQYRVGEEVDISGKKGKVIDLTLRRTIIKDSEGTVHYIPNGQIKSASNLSRK